From the Scophthalmus maximus strain ysfricsl-2021 chromosome 11, ASM2237912v1, whole genome shotgun sequence genome, one window contains:
- the trip12 gene encoding E3 ubiquitin-protein ligase TRIP12 isoform X2 has translation MSNRPNSNPGGSLRRSQRNTAAAQPQDHTVAGRLQSEQVKHKANSPPESRRPNSKASKATASTATGQSRGHSSRRSGLTLSVASFVLQDDPEAAGTSEQERPGHQSKSDGARGLKRSEAPDQISTFGPTPAKKPKSLPPPRDNTSETKKGPAKSKKRSFASEPPASSGRGQSKKSGPTGASPIQKRKKVDPLPGLSSTAGSLPNRTEGRTAKPTKLASKSAASAKAGCSNVTDSSSSASTSSSSSTTGTNSGATQGARVKQGKDQTKARRSRSASSPSPRRSTRDKEQAKSASSSKFEWAARFNPKVNLPKPKLSLPGSSKTETSKPGPSGLQAKLASLRKSTKKRSESPPAELPSSRQSTRLKTTGSCASTSRRGSGLRKRGAANDRRQEKMADSDNNQDGANSSAARTDEASQGASASSSVAGAVGMTTSGESESDDSEMGRLQALLEARGLPPHLFGPLGPRMSQLFHRTIGSGASSKAQQLLQGLQATGDESQQLQAAIEMCQLLVMGNEETLGGFPVKSVVPALITLLQMEHNFDIMNHASRALTYMMEALPRSSAVVVDAIPVFLEKLQVIQFIDVAEQALTALEMLSRRHSKAILQAGGLADCLLYLEFFSINAQRNALAIAANCCQSITPDEFHFVADSLPLLTQRLTHQDKKSVESTCLCFARLVDNFQHEENLLQEVASRDLLTNIQQLLVVTPPVLSSGMFIMVVRMFSLMCSNCPCLAVQLMKQNIAETLRFLLCGASNGSCQEQIELVPRSPQELYELTSLICELMPCLPREGIFAVDLMLKKGSAQTTEGAIWQWRDDRALWHPYNRIDSRIIETAHQNGEDEISLSTLGRVYTIDFNSMQQINEDTGTARGIQRKPNPLANPNTGGHQEVRREDARAQLMKEDPELAKCFIKTLFGVLYEVYSSSAGPAVRHKCLRAILRIIFFADAELLKDVLRNHAVSSHIASMLSSQDLKIVVGSLQMAEILMQKLPDVFSVYFRREGVMHQVKNLAESEAFLVTSPPKACPSSTASLCTTTISTASTTSANNATPDLGSPSFQHSMDDSLDLSPQGRLSDVLKRKRLPKRGPRRPKYSPPRDDDKVDNQAKSPTSTQSPKSSFLASLNPKTWGKMGGQANNANSEPSRTAGVSGLARAPPKDSISNNRDKIKAWIKEQASKFVERYFNSENVDGSNPALNVLQRLCTATEQLSLQVDGGVECLLEISSIVSESDVSSFEIQHSGLVKQLLVYLTSNSDRDLLSRDVRLKRFLHVFAGCPIPGMEPVGRLDPTENRPYLALVHKMNSCLSQMEQFPVKVHDFPSGNGNGSRGSQALKFFNTHQLKCQLQRHPDCTNVKQWKGGPVKIDPLALVQAIERYLVVRGYGRIREEDEDSDDDGSDDEIDESLAAQFLNSGSVRHRLQFYIGDHLLPYNMTVYQAVRQYSLQAEEERESTDDEANPLGRAGIWTKTHTIWYKPVREDEDGSKDTVGGKRGRAQTAPTKTSPRNAKKQDELWHDGVCPSVVSPLETYLTSEPPETITFDDPSLEVNLLLRVLHSISRYWFYLYDNSVCKEVIPTSEFINSKLTAKANRQLQDPLVIMTGNIPTWLIELGKTCPFFFPFDTRQMLFYVTAFDRDRAMQRLLDTNPEINQSDSQDSRVAPRLDRKKRTINRDELLKQAESVMQDLGSSRAMLEIQYENEVGTGLGPTLEFYALVSQELQRADLGLWRGEEVTLANPKGSQEATKYMFSSRGLFAVPFGRTTKPAHVAKIKMKFRFLGKLMAKAIMDFRLLDLPLGLPFYKWMLRQELSISSHDLVNIDPSVAKSIQHLEDIIRQKKRLEQDRSQTRETLQQALESLSMNGCSVEDLGLDFTLPGFPNIELKKGGKDVPVTIYNLEEYLRLVVYWTLNEGVSRQFESFREGFESVFPLHHLQYFYPEELDQLLCGSKSETWDVKTLMECCRPDHGYTHDSRAVRFLFEVLSSFDAEQQRLFLQFVTGSPRLPVGGFRSLNPPLTIVRKTFESTENPDDFLPSVMTCVNYLKLPDYSSIEIMREKLLIAAREGQQSFHLS, from the exons ATGTCCAACCGGCCTAATTCCAATCCAGGGGGGTCACTGCGCCGTTCACAGAGGAACACTGCTGCGGCCCAGCCACAAGACCACACAGTCGCGGGAAG GTTGCAGTCAGAGCAGGTTAAACATAAAGCAAATTCCCCACCTGAAAGTAGAAGACCTAATTCTAAGGCTTCCAAAGCCACAGCCAGCACAGCCACTGGCCAGTCCAGAGGGCACAGCTCAAGAAG AAGCGGTCTTACTCTGTCCGTGGCTTCATTTGTGTTGCAAGACGACCCAGAGGCTGCAGGGACATCTGAACAAGAGAGACCAGGCCACCAGTCAAAGAGCGACGGCGCCCGAGGGCTTAAGAGAAGTGAAGCTCCTGACCAAATTAGCACCTTTGGCCCAACCCCTGCCAAGAAGCCCAAATCGCTCCCACCACCCCGAGACAATACCTCAGAGACCAAGAAAGGCCCAGCAAAATCAAAGAAGAGATCATTTGCTTCAGAACCACCTGCATCGTCAGGTCGAGGTCAAAGCAAGAAGAGCGGGCCCACTGGGGCCTCACCAATCCAGAAACGGAAGAAAGTGGACCCTCTCCCCGGTCTAAGTAGCACCGCTGGGTCCCTTCCCAATCGTACCGAGGGCAGAACTGCAAAACCCACCAAGCTGGCGTCTAAATCGGCCGCCTCAGCCAAAGCTGGGTGTAGCAACGTGacagactcctcctcctcggcctccacctcctcctcttcttccaccacAGGCACCAACAGCGGCGCCACACAGGGCGCTAGAGTCAAACAGGGAAAAGATCAGACCAAGGCACGTCGCTCTCGCTCGGCATCAAGCCCCTCCCCGCGCCGTAGTACCCGTGACAAGGAGCAGGCCAAATCTGCCAGCTCTTCAAAATTTGAGTGGGCAGCACGCTTCAACCCCAAAGTCAACCTGCCAAAACCCAAACTGTCCTTGCCCGGATCCTCAAAAACTGAGACCTCCAAACCTGGGCCATCGGGATTACAAGCTAAACTTGCAA GTTTGAGGAAATCCACTAAGAAGCGCAGCGAGTCCCCTCCAGCAGAGCTCCCCAGCTCTCGGCAGAGCACACGCCTGAAGACCACGGGCTCCTGTGCCAGCACCAG TCGGCGGGGCTCAGGCCTTCGCAAGCGCGGGGCAGCCAACGATCGCCGGCAGGAGAAAATGGCCGACTCCGACAACAACCAGGATGGGGCCAACTCCTCAGCCGCTCGCACTGATGAGGCATCACAAGGAGCTTCAG CTTCAAGCTCAGTTGCTGGAGCGGTGGGCATGACCACCTCTGGAGAGAGTGAGTCGGACGACTCAGAAATGGGAAGGCTTCAAG CCCTGCTGGAGGCCAGGGGACTCCCCCCACATCTTTTCGGGCCCTTGGGACCCCGCATGTCGCAGCTGTTTCACAGGACCATAGGCAGTGGAGCCA GCTCCAAGGCTCAGCAGCTTCTGCAGGGCCTGCAGGCCACAGGCGACGAATCTCAGCAGCTCCAAGCTGCTATTGAGATGTGCCAGCTGCTGGTGATGGGCAACGAGGAGACACTTGGCGGATTCCCTGTTAAGAGTGTTGTGCCCGCTTTG ATTACACTGTTACAAATGGAGCATAACTTTGATATT ATGAATCATGCCTCTCGTGCACTCACCTATATGATGGAGGCACTTCCTCGATCCTCTGCTGTGGTGGTTGATGCTATTCCCGTCTTCCTGGAGAAG CTTCAGGTGATCCAATTCATTGACGTAGCGGAGCAGGCACTCACTGCCTTGGAAATGTTGTCAAGGCGACACAGCAAGGCCATTTTGCAGGCT GGTGGGCTTGCTGACTGCCTCCTCTACCTAGAGTTCTTCAGCATCAATGCTCAGAGGAATGCCTTGGCCATTGCAGCCAACTGCTGCCAGAGCATCACCCCAGATGAGTTCCACTTTGTAGCCGACTCACTGCCTCTGTTGACTCAGAGACTCACACACCag GATAAAAAATCCGTTGAAAGCACTTGCCTCTGTTTCGCCAGACTGGTGGACAACTTTCAACATGAAGAG AACCTGCTGCAGGAGGTGGCATCACGGGACCTGTTGACcaacattcagcagctgctcgtTGTGACCCCTCCTGTTCTCAGCTCGGGGATGTTCATCATGGTTGTGCGCATGTTTTCTCTCATGTGCTCTAACTGTCCCTGCCTGGCAGTGCAGCTTATGAAACAGA ACATAGCAGAGACTCTGCGTTTCCTCTTGTGTGGTGCATCGAATGGCAGCTGCCAGGAACAGATCGAACTGGTGCCCCGGAGCCCCCAGGAGCTCTATGAACTGACCTCTCTCATATG CGAGCTGATGCCCTGCCTGCCCAGAGAGGGCATCTTTGCCGTTGACCTAATGCTGAAGAAGGGCAGTGCCCAGACGACCGAGGGTGCGATTTGGCAATGGAGGGATGACCGAGCACTGTGGCATCCTTACAACCGCATTGACAGTCGCATCATTGAG ACAGCCCACCAGAACGGAGAGGATGAGATCAGCCTGTCAACTCTGGGCCGTGTGTACACAATTGACTTCAACTCTATGCAGCAGATAAATGAAGACACAGGCACAGCACGCGGCATACAGAGGAAACCAAACCCTCTTGCCAACCCCAATACAG GGGGTCACCAGGAGGTTCGTCGAGAAGATGCACGAGCCCAGTTGATGAAGGAGGACCCCGAACTGGCAAAGTGCTTTATCAAAACCCTGTTTGGGGTCTTATATGAGGTGTACAGCTCATCGGCTGGCCCCGCTGTCAGACACAAGTGCCTTAGAGCCATCCTCAGGATCATCTTCTTTGCCGATGCAGAGCTTCTGAAGGATGTGCTAAGGAACCACGCTGTGTCCAG TCACATCGCCTCCATGCTGTCCAGCCAGGACCTGAAGATTGTAGTGGGTTCTCTGCAGATGGCGGAGATCCTCATGCAGAAGCTGCCTGATGTCTTCAGTGTCTATTTCAGAAGAGAAG GTGTAATGCACCAGGTCAAGAACCTGGCAGAGTCTGAGGCCTTTCTGGTCACCAGTCCCCCTAAGGCTTGCCCCAGCAGTACTGCCAGTCTGTGCACTACCACCATCAGCACTGCATCCACCACATCTGCTAATAATGCAACCCCAGACCTGGGCTCACCCAGCTTCCAGCACAGCATGGATGACTCACTGGACCTCAGTCCACAGGG GCGACTAAGTGATGTCCTAAAGAGGAAACGACTACCTAAAAGAGGGCCCAGGAGACCCAAATACTCTCCCCCAAGAGATGATGATAAAGTAGACAATCAGG CTAAGAGCCCTACCAGTACTCAGTCACCCAAATCATCCTTCTTGGCCAGTCTCAATCCCAAGACCTGGGGCAAGATGGGTGGCCAGGCCAACAATGCCAACTCCGAGCCCTCACGCACAGCAGGTGTGAGTGGCCTGGCTCGGGCCCCTCCCAAGGACTCGATTTCAAATAACAG GGACAAAATAAAGGCCTGGATCAAAGAACAGGCGAGTAAGTTTGTGGAGCGCTACTTCAACTCTGAAAATGTGGACGGCAGCAACCCTGCACTGAATGTACTCCAGAGACTTTGCACAGCCACTGAGCAGCTCAGCCTGCAG GTGGATGGTGGTGTGGAATGTCTGCTAGAGATCTCCAGTATTGTATCAGAATCGGATGTGTCATCATTTGAGATTCAGCACAGCGGGCTGGTGAAGCAGCTCTTGGTCTACCTGACCTCCAACAGCGACAGGGACCTGCTGAGTCGTGACGTGCGGCTCAAGAGGTTCCTCCATGTGTTCGCTGGCTGTCCG ATTCCAGGGATGGAGCCTGTTGGTCGTCTAGACCCAACAGAGAACAGGCCTTACCTGGCCCTGGTGCACAAGATGAACAGCTGTTTGAGCCAAATGGAGCAGTTTCCTGTCAAAGTGCATGACTTCCCAAGTGGCAACGGCAACGGCAGCAG gggCTCTCAGGCACTGAAGTTCTTCAATACACACCAGCTCAAATGTCAGCTGCAGAGACACCCAGATTGCACTAATGTTAAACAGTGGAAAGGCGGCCCTGTGAAGATCGACCCCCTGGCCCTGGTGCAAGCCATCGAGCGATATCTCGTTGTCAGAG GGTACGGCCGAATCAGAGAAGAGGACGAAGACAGTGATGATGACGGGTCAGATGATGAAATAGATGAATCGCTG GCGGCTCAGTTCCTGAATTCTGGCAGTGTGCGTCACAGACTACAGTTCTACATTGGTGACCACCTGCTGCCATACAACATGACGGTATACCAAGCTGTACGGCAGTACAGTCTtcaggcagaggaagagagggagtcGACGGATGATGAGGCCAACCCACTTGGGCGTGCTGGCATCTGGACCAAAACGCACACAATATG GTATAAGCCtgtgagagaggatgaggacggCAGCAAAGACACTGTGGGTGGAAAGAGGGGCCGAGCCCAGACTGCTCCCACCAAGACCTCACCTCGAAACGCCAAGAAGCAGGATGAGCTGTGGCATG ATGGAGTATGTCCCAGCGTCGTTAGTCCCTTAGAGACATACCTCACTTCGGAGCCACCAGAGACCATAACCTTTGATGACCCCTCTTTAGAGGTCAACCTGCTGCTGAGGGTCCTGCACTCCATCAGTAGATACTGGTTCTACTTGTATGAT AATTCTGTGTGTAAGGAAGTCATCCCCACCAGTGAGTTCATCAACAGTAAGCTGACAGCCAAAGCCAACCGTCAGCTTCAAGACCCCCTGGTCATCATGACGGGGAATATCCCCACCTGGCTCATCGAGCTCGGGAAGACCTG tcctttcttcttcccctttgaCACCCGGCAGATGTTATTCTATGTAACTGCCTTTGATCGCGACAGAGCCATGCAGCGCCTGCTGGACACAAACCCTGAGATCAACCAATCAGATTCTCAGGACAGCCGAGTTGCACCACGGCTCGACCGGAAAAAG AGGACGATAAACCGTGACGAGCTGCTAAAACAGGCCGAGTCTGTGATGCAGGACCTCGGCAGCTCCAGGGCAATGTTGGAAATCCAGTATGAGAACGAG GTCGGCACAGGTCTCGGTCCAACTCTGGAGTTCTACGCTCTGGTGTCTCAAGAGCTGCAGCGGGCCGACCTCGGCCTGTGGAGGGGTGAAGAGGTCACTCTGGCCAATCCTAAAG GAAGCCAAGAGGCGACTAAGTACATGTTCAGCTCCAGAGGACTGTTTGCGGTTCCCTTCGGCAGGACTACCAAACCAGCACACGTAGCCAAAATCAAGATGAAGTTCCGTTTCTTAGGAAAGCTAATGGCCAAAGCCATTATGGACTTCAGACTG CTGGACCTGCCCCTGGGTCTGCCGTTTTATAAGTGGATGCTGCGACAGGAGTTGTCTATAAGCTCCCACGACCTGGTGAACATTGACCCCAGCGTGGCCAAGTCCATACAGCACCTGGAGGATATTATCCGCCAGAAGAAGAGGCTGGAGCAGGACCGATCACAG ACAAGGGAGACCCTGCAGCAGGCGCTGGAGAGCCTCAGCATGAACGGCTGCTCAGTGGAGGACCTGGGGTTAGACTTCACCCTCCCAGGATTCCCCAACATTGAGCTGAAGAAGGGCGGCAAAGACGTCCCAGTCACAATCTACAACCTTGAAGAGTACCTCAGG CTGGTGGTGTACTGGACTCTAAATGAAGGAGTGTCCAGACAATTTGAGTCGTTTAGGGAAGGGTTTGAGTCGGTCTTCCCTTTGCATCACCTGCAGTATTTCTATCCAGAGGAG CTCGACCAGTTGCTGTGTGGCAGTAAATCAGAGACGTGGGACGTCAAGACGCTGATGGAGTGCTGTCGACCGGACCACGGCTACACACACGACAG CCGTGCCGTGAGGTTCCTGTTCGAGGTGTTGAGTAGCTTTGACGCCGAGCAGCAGAGACTCTTCCTGCAGTTCGTCACAGGAAGCCCCAGACTGCCCGTCGGAG GTTTCCGGAGCCTGAACCCACCTCTGACGATCGTGAGGAAGACCTTTGAGTCGACAGAGAACCCAGACGACTTCCTCCCCTCGGTCATGACCTGCGTCAACTACCTGAAGCTGCCTGACTACTCCAGCATAGAGATCATGCGAGAGAAACTGTTGATTGCGGCCCGAGAGGGCCAGCAGTCTTTCCACCTTTCCTGA